One Nicotiana tomentosiformis chromosome 1, ASM39032v3, whole genome shotgun sequence genomic window, CAGTATGCTGTAGGAGTATATAGCTATATTGTAACAGTATACCGTTATAGTATACAATATACTGCAATGGTATACTGTAATAATGGAAGAAGAATACAGTTACCTAATAGTACACCGCTACGGTATATAATATACTGTAGGAGTATATAGCTATACTGCAACAGTATACtattatagtatataatatattgtAATGGTATACTGTAATAATATACAATATACTACAACAATATGCTGTAATAGTATACAATATACCTTAATAGTATACTTCGACTGCTATTTGTTGAATTATATAGGTGTTATTGTTCAAAGCTAAAGTCATGGTTATGGTAACATTATATTGTTATAGcatacaatataatataatagTATACTGTAATAAATAagtaattttttaatttcttttaatttttccaACTATGTCCTTGCAAATATTTTCTTAAATGATTTTTTATGGAGTTCCATGAAAATAATATTCATTGTATAAGTAGATGTAGGAAGGCATAAAATAGTAATGTAGCTATTTGGTACATTTATATGCAGTTTTGGTATACTATTGTGACAAGTATTTTACAATAACATTAAATACTAACATATGATTTTATTATACTAATATACCATTTTATTATAATGATATATAATTTTGAATCCTAtgtgataaaaatatttacaataatacatacatttaaaaaaaaaaatgaaaatgcaatgaaaaaaaaagagaagagaaaacaAGTATAATGTATAAGTTGTTTTAATAATTgatttaaataagaaaaaaaagagaaaatgaaaGACAAATAGTGTATTATACTATCAGTTATATTAAAGAAGGTGAATAAATATTAAATATACCagctatattttattattatataaaaaaaagaataaagaaaaggagCAAAAAAGTGAATGTAATTAGATTATGtagaaataaagtaaaataaaaaaggaGCTAAATTAATTTATGAAAGgaagaagaaataaagaaaatgaacaaaaggaaagaaaaaagcgaaaaaataaaataaaataaaataaaagagccAAAATTGTGTATGGAATCAGATTATttgaaaataacaaaataaaaaacattatgattttaaaaaagaACAGAAAAggagtaaaaaggaaaaaaaaagaaaaaggagaaaaaagaaaaggaaaaaaaatagctAGTTACCCACAAAAGCTACAATGGTAGAAAAAATAATTAGTTTAATgggtaaaaaaataaataggTAGACAAGAGTAATTAGTTTGGTTTTTATGGGTAAAGCTATAAAACTCCTTTTATCAATTGCTCAAACATTTAGTGTTTTTATTGGGCTGCTATTAGAGCCAGCCCAAAACTTGATAAAAGCCCAGATAGGATTTTCAGTTGGCGGGAGTGTATTGTCTGGTGGTTGGCTAAAAAATCAAATGGTATGGGTAAGCCAATCCATTTGAAAAAATCTAAAAGAATGTTAGAAGCGAATGGCTGTCGTTGTTACAACCAGCCACTCTCTCTTACCACATCGACTGTTTTTTTAGTTCCCTCTGCTCCATTCTCGCTCTTTCTCTCTGCACTTTTCTAATGGCTACTCTTCAATCTCTTGCATTCTCTCCTGCActttctcacagttctcatcagccTCGCTCTCTTTTGGGTATGTTTCCTTCAACTTAATGTGCTTATGtatcttgactctctttcctttaatGGCCGAGTTCTTTCAATAATTCTTGGTTTATCAGTATATCTCGTTAAGTTCCGTAAGTAGTTGTATTTCTAGTTTTCTTTTTTACGCTCTTTGAGTAACTAATGAGGTGGGTATTTGTGCATTCATCTTTTTGATAATCTTCTTTCTGGGATAATTTGTACTGGAAATGTAATGCAGCTGAATGTTAACTTGGAAATTAGGGCCACAAGACCTGCAGTCTAGTGGCACTAGTGGAGGTTTTCCACACAATAAGTGTGAGTTCAATTCTTGTTGTCTCCCTTTTCCGTTCCCTCCCAATGtaatagaattttttttaaaaaaaaaaattaggaaaTTAGGGATCATAGTTGATTCAACAGCAACAACTACACCTCAATCCTAAACAAATTGGGttcagctatatgaatcctcattgACCATGTTTCTCCATTTAAAATCATCTCAGGCCAAcattacaaaataaaaataaaaagtactaGAAGTTCTCTATATTTCCTACTGGTATAAGAATAATAGGGCTAAGAAACTCCTGGATAGCATAGTACCTAAAGTAAGCATATTAAAACGACTATCATAGTTAATTCAAGATCAATAATTATTGTTTGTGTTCTGTACTGTAGGAATAGCATCAGGGGTGGTTCATCAAAGTGCAGGATCTTCATTCAATGGCCAGCGCTTGTGCCTAACCCGTTCACGTTTTGCTTCCAACATCCAAAACCAAAAAATGTCCAGACTAAGTATAATGATGGTTCAGCCAAAAATTCAGTTCATACAAGGAACTGATGAACAGACAATACCAGATGTGAAGCTAACCAAGTCAAGGGACGGGACAAATGGTATGGCCATATTCAGGTTTGATAATCCCTCCGTATTCGACTCATCTGGTGAAGTTGGGGATATCACTGGATTCTACATGATTGATGAGGAAGGGGTTCTTTCATCAGTTGATGTAAATGCCAAGTTTGTTAACGGAAAGCCTGCGGGAGTTGAAGCTAAGTATATAATGCGGACTCCACGAGAATGGGATAGGTTCATGAGATTTATGGAGCGGTATGCTAATGCAAACGGATTGCAGTTTGTTAAAAGTTGAGATTGTATGTTTTCTTTTTATTGCCTAACCAATTTCTTGAAATTTTTGTCTGTCATATTGGTTTATGAGTAATTAGTTCAAAAGGTGTAAACTTGAAAAATCTTAGCGACATGCTGATAAGTGACAAGCTAGCTGCATCCATTTACAGTTAGATGTTACTTCTAGTTCCTTTTATAGCTTTCACTATTCTCTTTCTTCGTGATATTTATTCATTTGTGATGGTTCCTTTAGTTTGTTATAGATGGTTCACTTCCAAGTCCAAGTGCAAACTTGTGCTTGGTCTAATCTATTTATACATGTTACAACTTCTGAACATTGAGGAGATAAATGTACTTGGTAAAACACATTGCTTTCAAATGATTATCATTCATTTCTTCTTTATCGAAAGATAAAGATGATCTTTGCCTGTCAGCTGTATATGCTCTAACATCAGTTTCTAATAAGATTGTGAAATTCCTAATGGAAGTTTTGAACTAAGACAACATTTGGTGCTATTGTTGTGACATTGGTGATAGCCTTCACTTCGTTGATGCCCATGTGACTGAAATAGGACTCCTGACTTTGTTGGCTTTATTTCCTAGATTGACCCATGTCAATTGCCCCTCTGCAAAACTCATCCTTTGAGATCCATTTCTTTTCCTTGACATAAACCAAACTCTGTAACTTAAGCTTTGGTTTGCATGTTTAAATATCAGGCGACGTGGTTTGACTCTCACTTTGACTCCCTCAGGTGGTACAATGTCAACTGAGTAAACAGAATTAGGGTTCCCTACGTTTGTTACTCTCCTCTTGATCATCTTTCTAGTCATTCCTGCCCTGAAAATTACTGAAATTGAGGGGTAATTCAGGCTGAAACCCCTCTCCTTCTGTAAAATGTCACGGCAGCTGACATTCCTATGAGTAATGCTGAAGACTTCAGAATTTCTGTATCCAATAGTACAGAGGTGAGTGATATATTCATCTACCCGGATGTCATATATTAGTCCAGGATCGATGGCTCTTTCTGGTTTTACGTGTCCAGCTCCAGTTGCAAAAAGCTTAGCCGGTGCATCTCCATCCATGATTGGTTTTCCCAAGTGGTCAGTTGTATCTGCAGTGGTCACTAATGCGGATTTGATTGCTGCTGGAGTCCATCTAGGATGAGCTGAGTGGAGCAATGCGGCAATTCCACTAACATGAGGACAAGCCATAGAAGTCCCTGACATAACAGTGAAATTTACTCTTCTTGAATCCTCTGGAAGGCCACTGGGGCCTAAGTTTTGCGGCCAAGCGGCTATTATGTTTACCCCTGGAGCAATCAAATCGGGTTTGAGAATTGAAGGATCGGTATAACTTGGCCCCCTTGACGAAAATTGAGCTACCCCAGGTGCTCTTGACTTTCCTATTACCGTTCCTCCAAATATGAATCGAGCTGTTGGCCTTTTTGTCGAGTTCAGATAGTTTTGTAATTGAGTTGATTCATCGAAGCCAATCAACGTTGCTGGAATGACATGGACATCGACAGAATCTTCCTCTAAATTTACTGCTGTGTTTACTAGGATCATAGCAGCACCACCTGCCTCCTTCACAACCTGCCCTTTTTCTGCCCTTCCATTGACTCCCCTATTACACACAACCATTTTTCCCTGGACTTGTTCTCTTGAAAGCGATCCTTTCAAGCAAAATTCACTTCCCTTGTCCGCATTCTTGATATAAACGAGTTCAAGACTCTTACCTGAGCAGCTTGGAACTTGCTTCCCGGGGTACAAAGATTCTCCATACAGGAACTTTCCATTGCCTAACTTAACTAATGCTGGAAATCTCCTGTCAAGTGTGCTAGCGCCAACAGTGGCAATCCAAGGAGCCCCATTGGCTACTGAACTTTGGATTGGACCATTATTCCCGGCTGCACATATAACTGAAATTCCATGCTCCATGGCTCTAAAACTGCCAATGGCAATAGTATCATCATAAAGTGGAACGGGGAAGCCACCAAGTGAGAGTGACAATATGTCTACTCCATCTCTTATGCCTACATCCATTGCTGCAAGTATATCAGAGCTGTAACAACCACTGAACCAGCAGACTTTATATATTGCAATGTGGGCACCCGGGGCCATCCCTCGTGCCTCCCCCGCTCCATTTCTAAGCACACCAGCCATTGGCACCGCAGCTCCTCCAGCAGTGGATGCTGTATGTGTGCCATGGCCATGGGAATCCCGAGGTGACACATATTCCTCCACTAAATCTGGTGACCATGTCATTGAGGCCACACGATGTCCTTTGCTGAAAAACCTCGCGCCAATAATCTTGCGATTGCAGCTTGAAGAATTGAAATCCTGTCCTCCTTGACAGATACCCCTCCATTTCTGTGGAACAGGAGGCATTCCATGATCATCAAAACTTGGACTTTCTGGCCAAACTCCAGTGTCTAACACTCCAATGATCGCCCCTCGACCAAATCCAGACTTCAACCAAGCACCTTCTCTCGTCGCACTTAGTCCCAAGAACTTATATGAATAAGTAGTTTGAACTTCAAGCCTCCTCTCTGCACGTATCGATAACACATCGTTGTATTTCCTTAAAGACTCGAGCTCAGCTTCAGTGAGTTGAGCTGCAAAGCCTTCCATAGCAGAATGGTAGGAGTACAAAAGGCGAGAAGACGAGTCTTCTCCAGAGGAAATGGCTTTTGCAAGGAAAGAGAGGTGCCATTGAAGCTTAGAGCTAAAAGGGGGTCTTGTTGCTCCATTTGGATGCAACTGAACAATGTACGTTTGCAAATCTTGAGCTTGTATGAAAACAATACAGAGTAAAATACAGAGAAAGGAGAATTGGGTACTGGATTCCATTGAAGTAGTATTGGCTTAACTATGCTTGGAAAAGAATGCATGTTTCTTGGAACAAAGAATGAGGTATTTGAAGGGGTTGAAGAGAATTCAAAAATTGGGTGTTGGAGACATGTCTGAGCCTCTGAAAGAGAAGAAGAAACTCGTGAAAATATATGAGCTCTATATCACGAGTATCATTTGTCAAGAAAGAGGAGAGAAGCAGAGAGGATCAGATACAATATTGTAGTATTATACGAGGAGCTGAAGGTCTCGCCTATGTATTCACAAGATATTGTGAAACATTTTAAGAAACATTCTCAGTTTCAAGTTTTAGACTTAGAGGATGTCCCTTTATTTAATAGATTCATTTGTTAGACAAGAATACACAAATGCATTTATGCTCAGGCGCCAAACTTCACCATGTCTGCAGTGGGAGCATTCAATTGAGTCACGCCACGCTTAGCTCCTTGCACTTTTACGTAGGTCTCTCTCTGCAATGGAATGGCGGCTCTACATTTTGGCCCACTAATACTAGGATgttgttttttgtttttatttttttcaggAATTAAATATACTTCAAGTGAGTTTTTTCCTTTTTGGGGTTGGgggttgtgtgtgtgtgtgtgtgtgtgtggggggggggggggttaaaaagaaaaaagaaatgacGGGGATTGACTTTGATAGAGGGTACATGATATATGTTTGAAAAAATTTATCCGCGGTTGATGTTTACATCAAATCAATAAATACATGATAGTGTTTTTTAGAATATACTTCAATCATTAAACCCCTATGTAACTTTACCTTAATATAACATTTAATCATGATTAACTAAGATAATTTGATGTAAACACGTGGGAAAACATTTTTCTGTTTAGTAAGATTGTGACCTTATATTCTAGTGGTTCATATTAGACTTGCAATCTTAAGTTGCAACTTCAATCTTACACGATGTGTTAATTATGCGGGATGAAAAGAGAAAAATGCTAAATCAATTGAATTTTACCAACTATTCAGACTAACAGACTATTTCTCCCCTAGATGATAACTTTAGTTGGCAAGCCATATCATTTGGTAAATGTTTTAGATTGGCATAGGACTAgtcttgcaaaaaaaaaaaaaaagaggactTACTAAAATTGAGAAGTGTAAATCGAAATTATTACTACATATCTTTTTCCTTGTAGATTAAAGATTAACTTATATTTAGTACTTTGTAAAGCCGGAGGGAAGCTCTAAATGGCTTATACCACAGACTAAGGATAAGATAAGGGGAGAAAGAAATGTTTAAACTAGCACGACTGAGAGAGAAAAGACTAGGTGAAGTGTATTAAAGATGATTCTCAACAAGTCTTGACAAGAAATACCAGGATGAAGGACATATGAAGAGGGTATTTTGATCAACTATTCAACTTGAACaaaaaagataacattttggatCTCCAACGTCTGTGTACAATAGAAGCTTTAGCTATATCCGTAAAATTGAGCCGGTAGAGGTAAAGAATGCCATGAAAAGTATGAAGATTAGAAAAGCTTGTGGTCTAGATAATATCTCTATATAGGTTTGAACGTGTCTTGGGGAGGTTAGAGTAGTCACCAACCTATTTAATGCATATCCGCCACAACCATCTGTGAAGACTAAGGAGAAGGGATGGAACCTCGCCTACATGTGGCCACAATCTCAAATTAATACTAACGATGCTAGTACCTCCAGACCAAACCCTGCCCAGTCCCATTGGATACAACAAGATCAACTAATCCTAAGCCTTCTTATTTTGTCCCTTTCAGAAGAAACACTCCAAAGAAGTTTGGAATGTTCTTGAAGCTGCTCTATCCTCTCCCTTTAATACCAGGATTTTCAGTCTCCATTATTAGCTGTTGGCCCAAGTAaagaatagttttgaagattgacaaaggaactcagggatgaaccaggtccatcactggtaggcatagacacaggcagattcaaagcacgtgagatgcacatgcaggagataaacgaaatctggcataataatagatatctcttgatcgaaaagattgcataattaataaggagaatgactccttactcaacgagaacattatccaagataaggaagaagttaggagttgagattaactagaactcttccaccaatgAATAGTAGTattagaactctagttgttttatactctactaactctataaatcgcaagatgttctcattctacaggtgacGCACAAAAGTAGAAGTTAaatgtgaattgagagcaaaatagcaaggtattttgcaagcagttcgtgtgtgattcaaatgtgcgaacctgaagctacatgaaccagatagaagaaccagctccaagtgtctgtcctttattctagttcaattgtagtaggtattttcatattgtacctttaagttttatctagaggcaattgtaataggtactcagagtattcaagttagagttaacttgaagttgtcgcagcagttaaagactggttgccacaacgggattagagttaatcctaggtttacaaaaatattttgtaaatgcagtttttggttcaatgatttagtggagagttttaAAAAATCCTACtaggaagtaggtcgtggttttttcaccttttgagccaggtgttttccacgtaaaatacttgtgttctttaatttctgcatttattatttcgcaacagtagtataaggaacacatagaagaaccaggtccttccatAATTTGTGTAcgcaaaaaattggacaccacacaaatcacccccctcttgtATGGTATTAAAGTTAAatcatcaattggtatcagagcaggttatccttgaagaggctaacaccttaggagaagatcatgatgagtgcaccacctggaaactgggaagggcaatccactgctaggtcaccactcttcaacggccagtattactcttggtggaagaacatgatgagagatcacatcataggagaagactatgaactatgggacattgtcacagatggtccattggctaccatgaagataaatgccgaaggTGAAGAGGTGCCAAAAACAAGAGTTGACTGCACTGAtgacgacttgaggaaatgggagaagaatgctaaagccaagaaatggcttgtttgtggactcggtccagatgagtacaacagaattcaaagttgtactattgctaaggaaatttgggacactctgcaagtggctcatgaaggaataCCTCAGGTGAAGAGGTCTAGGGGAActttactatattctcaatatgagaatttcactaTGAATGAAAGAGAAACCACctaagagatgtatacaaggttcaccacactaacaaatgaacttaagtctcttggaagggttattcttgaagaagacaaagttgagaagattttgacaagggttctgccagtctcatgggagagcaaaatcaccactattcaggaatcaaagaacattgccactcttaggtcggatgagctaattggaaatcttactgcttatgaacttaaaaggcaaaccatgaagatggatgtacccaagaaggaaaggagcctggcactcagaatcactgaaggttctgatctagaggaagatgaaatggctatgatcacaaaggacttcaagaagtacccggtgagaggaaagggttcttcgAGAAGTGGAGGCTACAACAAACCAAGGGTTACTGAAAAACAGACCAATgagggctgctacaagtgtggaaaaactgatcaccacatcaaaaactgccctcaatgggaaattgaatggaagaaggaaatagCTGAACAAAGAATCAGAAAGAAGGAACGggttcatcccaagaagaacaaaggatcaacaaaggctatggttaCCGCTTGGGGAGAAAACTCAGATGAGGACTcggatgatgaagatggagataaacaagcacttatggcaattggagaatccGATAAGGAATCTGaagtccaagtgaaggggagcagccaaatatggtacatggatagtggctgctcaaagcacaagacaggaagcaagaaccagttcctttcgcttgaggacctcaaatgaggtaatgtctcctttataaatgggaagaaaggtgagatcattggggttggtaaggtaggtaagactgactctCACTCGATTGAGAATGTCTATTTGATAGACAACCTAAAATATAGTGTAATTAGTGTATCACAACTATGTGATataggtaacttggtagcattcacctctacaaaatgctttgtgattaatcttaccactaacAAAATTGTTTTGTAGGGAAAaaagtgaacaatatatatattgtagatctgtccacactgtcagaaaatgaactcacttgcttaagtgtgttggacaatgatcccctcctttggcacaagagacttggacatgcaagtctgagtcaactcaacaaattagtctccaaggacgtGGTGATAGGGatgcctaacatcaagttcaaggaagacaaagtttgtgaggcctgtgcaagggggaagcaggtaagatcctcttttaaatgcaagaaagtggtaagtaccaccaAAACGATAGAACTGGTCCATTTGAATCTCTGTGGTctaatgagaacattaagcagatgTGGTAAAAGATATgcgatggtgcttgttgatgattactctaggtttacttggacattgtttttaacatctaaagatgaagcatttgacatgttcacttcttttgttagaaaaaactcaaaaataactaggtaatcaacttgcatcaattaggtccgatcatggcactgaatttgaaaatgctaaatttgctgaattttgtgataagCATGGCatatatcataatttttctgctcctaggactccacaaaatagagtaattgaaagaaagaaaaggacacttgaagatatggctaggactatgtttttttctagtaaactgccccatagcttctgggcagaagctataaatactgcatgctacatcataaataggtgcatgactagacctcttgttgagaaaactccctatgagttacttaaagggagaaaatcaAATATATctcatcttagggcatttggatgcaagtgctttgtgcacaacaatggtaaagactccctaggcaagtttgatcccagaagtgatgagggagtattcttgggatattcttcacatagcaaagcttataaagtctataacaaaagaactatgtgtgttgaagaaagtatTCATGTGGTTTtttatgaaactaacattctttctgagagacagaaacatgatgatgaagcaagtgggctggtaagaaacttaaatgaaaccacagcccagactgaagctgcactggaagaaggaacatgtgatggaacaggtccttctacccagggcaacctgacatggggaatagaacaaagaggaaatgatcccCAAGCCTCAATGGAACCTGTCAATGAACTTGTTCCACAACAACAAAACACTGAAGGAACATCAAGaggaaaccagttggttgtgaaaccttacaagtatcaaagttctcatcccattgagaatataattactgatccaacctctggaatctaaaccagatcttcattaaagaatctttgtgcttttgatgcttttttatctcttattgaacctaaaaatgttgttgaGGCTTTGCGGGATGtagactgggtaaatgcaatgcaagatgaactcaaccaatttgaaatgagttaagttcggcatctggtaccaagacccttggacagatcagtaattggcacaaaatgggtcttcagaaacaaacttgatgaagatggaacagttacaaggaacaaggcaagattggtggttcaaggatatagccaagaggagggcataaactatgatgaaacctttgcgccagttgcaaggttggaagcaataagactccttatagcctttgctgcttacatgaaATTCACCATCCACCGGATGGatatcaagagtgccttcctcaatggctatctaaatgaagaagtgtttgtcaagcaacctccgaggtttgaaagcaaggagagtcctgatcatgtgtacaaacttgacaaagcactttatgggctcaagcaggcgccaagagtatggtatgaaagattatcaaaatttttgcttgagcatgactacaagagaggtaaaattgacaatactttattcttgaaagaaaaggtaaagatctcttggtagttcagatatatgttgatgatataatctttgaaGCAACAACTGAttagttaagtaaagaatttgctaaactaatggggagtgaatttgaaatgagcatgatgggtgagcttaatttctttttaggcttacaaattaaacaaaatccaaatggaactatgatccattagtagaagtatgtaaaagagttgcttaaaaggtttaaaatggaagattccaaagaaattgacactcctattgcaactgctacaaagttggatatagatgaacctagTTCATctattgatcagaagttgtataggggaatgattggctcattgttgtatctcactgctagtagacctgacattgttttcagtataggcctttgtgcaagatttcaggcaaatccaaaggagtctcacttgactgatgtcaagagaattttgatatatctaaaaggcaccactgatctctgtctatggtatccaaaaggtag contains:
- the LOC104109222 gene encoding subtilisin-like protease SBT1.2; protein product: MESSTQFSFLCILLCIVFIQAQDLQTYIVQLHPNGATRPPFSSKLQWHLSFLAKAISSGEDSSSRLLYSYHSAMEGFAAQLTEAELESLRKYNDVLSIRAERRLEVQTTYSYKFLGLSATREGAWLKSGFGRGAIIGVLDTGVWPESPSFDDHGMPPVPQKWRGICQGGQDFNSSSCNRKIIGARFFSKGHRVASMTWSPDLVEEYVSPRDSHGHGTHTASTAGGAAVPMAGVLRNGAGEARGMAPGAHIAIYKVCWFSGCYSSDILAAMDVGIRDGVDILSLSLGGFPVPLYDDTIAIGSFRAMEHGISVICAAGNNGPIQSSVANGAPWIATVGASTLDRRFPALVKLGNGKFLYGESLYPGKQVPSCSGKSLELVYIKNADKGSEFCLKGSLSREQVQGKMVVCNRGVNGRAEKGQVVKEAGGAAMILVNTAVNLEEDSVDVHVIPATLIGFDESTQLQNYLNSTKRPTARFIFGGTVIGKSRAPGVAQFSSRGPSYTDPSILKPDLIAPGVNIIAAWPQNLGPSGLPEDSRRVNFTVMSGTSMACPHVSGIAALLHSAHPRWTPAAIKSALVTTADTTDHLGKPIMDGDAPAKLFATGAGHVKPERAIDPGLIYDIRVDEYITHLCTIGYRNSEVFSITHRNVSCRDILQKERGFSLNYPSISVIFRAGMTRKMIKRRVTNVGNPNSVYSVDIVPPEGVKVRVKPRRLIFKHANQSLSYRVWFMSRKRNGSQRMSFAEGQLTWVNLGNKANKVRSPISVTWASTK
- the LOC104109223 gene encoding photosystem II reaction center Psb28 protein yields the protein MATLQSLAFSPALSHSSHQPRSLLGIASGVVHQSAGSSFNGQRLCLTRSRFASNIQNQKMSRLSIMMVQPKIQFIQGTDEQTIPDVKLTKSRDGTNGMAIFRFDNPSVFDSSGEVGDITGFYMIDEEGVLSSVDVNAKFVNGKPAGVEAKYIMRTPREWDRFMRFMERYANANGLQFVKS